Proteins encoded by one window of Pirellulales bacterium:
- a CDS encoding redoxin domain-containing protein, whose translation MFRPHWIASLALFAQLCLAGACYSDEPPAPVGARVEDFSLPQPLTGETWTLSEHMRKASEEAQNASKEAQQARAVVLVFSSTSCPVCTAYVPRLTELMKKHVNDHVTWVAIASHPSDSAQDVAAYARERELPLPFLFDEGSRLAARLHIERVPTVLVLDAGRDVRYAGRIDDQYAPGVPKAQAGTAELAEALSAVLTGTEVKTPYAAPAGCKLSHQATAATKQATVETGTANGQTSAALPATNAKAASTLRASITYHRDIAPIMQSKCQECHRPGEAGPFSLLTYKQAKNWSGMMAEVVADDIMPPWHADAPLGHFKNDRRLSPEQKQLLLAWVDQGCVEGDPRDAPPPVQFVSGWRLGREPDEILKMEKEVKVPAHGQVPYEYVQVGPEFPQDRWVTGIEVRPQQRQVVHHIIAFIVPPDANILSIFGPQFGRHMLGAYVPGDQPIVAGPGQARKILKGSKIIFEVHYTPNGKAVTDCSSVGLCYTDEAPRAELFGLSVMNPTFRIPPGADNHEVKSQFTFPRESTLLSLTPHMHVRGKSFRYELVLADGKRETLLNVPRYDFNWQASYDLARPVIVPAGATLECTAHYDNSAKNPFNPDPSKTVRFGNMTTDEMMIGFAAYYENP comes from the coding sequence ATGTTTCGACCACATTGGATTGCCAGTCTGGCCCTGTTTGCCCAACTCTGCCTCGCGGGGGCGTGTTACAGTGATGAGCCGCCAGCGCCCGTTGGTGCTCGGGTAGAGGATTTTTCCCTGCCGCAGCCGCTCACCGGCGAGACCTGGACCCTGTCAGAGCATATGCGAAAGGCCAGCGAAGAGGCTCAAAATGCCAGCAAAGAGGCCCAGCAGGCTCGCGCGGTGGTGTTGGTCTTTAGCTCCACCAGTTGTCCCGTCTGCACGGCGTATGTCCCCCGACTAACAGAATTAATGAAAAAACATGTTAATGACCATGTGACCTGGGTGGCGATTGCCAGCCATCCCTCCGACAGCGCCCAGGACGTTGCCGCTTATGCACGGGAACGGGAATTACCGCTGCCGTTTCTCTTTGACGAGGGTTCCCGACTGGCCGCGCGCTTGCACATTGAGCGAGTCCCCACGGTGCTGGTGCTTGACGCCGGGCGGGATGTGCGCTATGCGGGGCGAATCGACGACCAATATGCCCCGGGCGTCCCCAAGGCGCAGGCGGGGACCGCCGAACTGGCGGAGGCTCTCTCCGCGGTGTTAACAGGCACAGAGGTCAAAACTCCGTATGCCGCGCCGGCGGGGTGTAAGCTGTCGCATCAAGCGACCGCGGCGACAAAGCAGGCGACGGTAGAGACGGGCACGGCAAATGGCCAAACTTCCGCTGCTTTGCCAGCCACTAACGCTAAAGCGGCGTCCACCCTGCGGGCCAGCATCACTTATCACCGCGATATTGCCCCCATCATGCAGTCTAAATGCCAGGAATGCCACCGCCCGGGAGAAGCCGGGCCATTTTCCCTGCTGACTTACAAACAAGCCAAAAATTGGTCGGGGATGATGGCCGAAGTGGTCGCGGATGACATCATGCCCCCCTGGCATGCGGATGCCCCGTTGGGCCACTTTAAGAATGATCGCCGGCTCTCTCCGGAGCAAAAGCAATTATTGCTTGCCTGGGTGGACCAGGGCTGTGTGGAAGGGGATCCGCGCGATGCGCCTCCCCCCGTGCAGTTTGTGTCAGGTTGGCGGCTGGGTCGCGAACCGGATGAAATCCTAAAAATGGAAAAAGAAGTCAAAGTCCCCGCGCATGGGCAAGTCCCTTATGAATACGTGCAGGTCGGACCGGAATTTCCCCAGGATCGTTGGGTGACGGGGATTGAGGTTCGTCCGCAACAAAGGCAGGTGGTGCATCACATCATTGCCTTTATTGTCCCCCCTGACGCCAATATCCTCAGCATTTTTGGCCCACAGTTTGGCCGCCATATGCTGGGGGCCTATGTTCCGGGGGACCAACCCATTGTGGCGGGACCCGGCCAAGCCCGAAAAATCCTCAAAGGGAGCAAGATCATTTTTGAGGTGCATTACACGCCCAATGGCAAGGCTGTGACGGACTGTTCTAGCGTGGGCCTGTGTTACACCGACGAGGCGCCGCGGGCGGAACTGTTTGGCCTGTCGGTGATGAACCCGACATTTCGCATCCCCCCGGGCGCGGACAATCACGAAGTCAAATCGCAATTTACATTTCCGCGTGAATCGACGTTGTTGTCGCTGACGCCGCATATGCATGTGCGGGGTAAATCCTTTCGCTATGAATTAGTTTTGGCCGATGGCAAGCGGGAAACACTGCTGAATGTGCCGCGTTATGACTTTAACTGGCAGGCCAGCTACGACCTGGCCCGCCCCGTGATCGTGCCAGCGGGGGCCACCTTGGAATGTACGGCCCATTATGATAACTCGGCCAAGAATCCGTTTAACCCCGACCCTAGCAAGACTGTCCGCTTTGGCAATATGACGACGGATGAAATGATGATTGGTTTTGCCGCGTATTATGAGAATCCCTAG
- a CDS encoding STAS/SEC14 domain-containing protein, whose protein sequence is MISLQSSSDAKYLSVKLSGKLHDEDYKLFTPFIDDAAKSGKVRLLVEFHDFQGWDLHALWDDIKFSTTHCTKLEKIALVGDKTWEKYMASVCKPFTMAKIQYFDASQLAQAQAWLDAE, encoded by the coding sequence ATGATCTCGCTCCAATCCAGTTCCGACGCCAAGTATCTCAGTGTTAAATTGTCCGGCAAACTGCATGATGAAGATTACAAGCTGTTCACGCCATTTATTGACGATGCGGCCAAGAGCGGCAAAGTTCGTCTTTTGGTCGAGTTTCATGACTTTCAGGGATGGGATCTGCATGCCCTGTGGGACGACATAAAGTTTTCGACCACACACTGCACCAAACTCGAAAAGATCGCGCTTGTGGGGGATAAAACCTGGGAGAAATACATGGCCAGCGTGTGCAAGCCATTTACCATGGCCAAGATTCAGTACTTTGACGCCAGTCAACTTGCTCAAGCGCAAGCGTGGTTGGACGCGGAATAG
- a CDS encoding proton-conducting transporter membrane subunit: protein MIEPASMALLLLSWPIALNLLSIIKTKSKRTFYTISIGSTTGMALATFFYGPVTEPIRISNWVVFSLDKPSWLFIILIYMCWAMTLVYCMGYISAQFSQKAETFHRFMSATLGLSIGAGMADNFFTLLVFYFAAIPTIVPLISLRDNEASRQAARFYVLSTLWPMLLLALPAIVFNFPLDVPFEQIHITKFGWSHERSALVLAMIIIGLSKNCIAPFHLWLPRSSIAPAPVTALIHSVAAVQVASIALLKIAKHVYGFELLSDMCNHFWETGWLLYLCGGTAIYTALRAWRTPNLKERFSFSTVGQLSYIITAILIGTEHSVQGAMLHIVTHSIAKLNLFFCAGAYLTSFGSVQAPRVADAIPGQRWLGVTAVISGLSIAGFPLLAGYYSKDIMLLEEIHRQHYSAAAFLLIGSLLNFVYIFPLIRATLRRATSTTPAPGPLPLPMKIAILLCTGMVIALSVFVYSVMRYTEI from the coding sequence ATGATCGAGCCCGCCTCTATGGCGCTGTTGTTGCTTTCTTGGCCTATTGCGCTCAATCTCTTGTCCATTATCAAGACCAAGTCAAAACGGACATTCTATACCATCTCGATTGGCTCGACGACCGGCATGGCGTTGGCCACGTTTTTTTATGGTCCCGTGACGGAACCGATTCGGATCAGCAACTGGGTTGTGTTTTCGCTGGATAAACCCTCTTGGCTGTTTATTATTCTCATCTATATGTGCTGGGCGATGACCTTGGTCTATTGCATGGGATACATCTCGGCCCAATTTTCCCAAAAGGCGGAAACGTTCCATCGCTTTATGAGCGCCACGCTGGGATTATCAATTGGCGCGGGAATGGCGGACAACTTTTTTACCTTGTTGGTTTTTTATTTTGCCGCCATACCCACGATTGTGCCCTTGATTTCGCTCCGGGATAACGAGGCTAGCCGGCAAGCGGCTCGTTTTTATGTCCTATCGACGCTATGGCCCATGTTATTGCTCGCGCTTCCCGCGATTGTTTTTAATTTTCCCTTGGATGTGCCTTTTGAGCAGATTCATATAACAAAATTCGGTTGGAGTCACGAGAGATCGGCCCTTGTGCTGGCGATGATCATCATCGGATTATCCAAAAATTGCATCGCGCCGTTTCACTTGTGGCTGCCGCGATCTTCGATCGCCCCCGCCCCGGTTACTGCGTTAATCCACTCCGTGGCCGCGGTGCAGGTGGCCAGCATCGCCCTGCTAAAAATTGCCAAACATGTCTATGGATTTGAACTGCTCAGCGATATGTGTAATCATTTTTGGGAAACGGGTTGGTTGCTCTATTTGTGCGGGGGAACGGCTATTTACACCGCGCTACGGGCCTGGAGAACCCCCAATTTGAAGGAACGGTTCTCCTTCTCCACGGTCGGGCAACTGTCGTACATCATTACGGCGATATTGATCGGCACGGAACATAGCGTCCAAGGAGCGATGCTCCATATCGTTACCCACTCTATCGCCAAATTAAATTTATTCTTTTGCGCGGGAGCGTATCTTACTTCGTTTGGATCAGTCCAAGCCCCGCGCGTGGCCGACGCCATACCCGGCCAGCGCTGGCTGGGTGTTACCGCGGTGATTTCCGGACTTTCCATCGCCGGGTTTCCCTTGCTAGCGGGTTATTACAGCAAAGACATCATGCTGCTCGAGGAAATCCATCGCCAGCATTATTCCGCAGCCGCATTCTTGCTGATTGGCAGCCTCTTGAACTTTGTCTATATCTTTCCATTAATCCGCGCGACACTTCGCAGGGCAACATCCACGACCCCCGCCCCCGGGCCTTTGCCGCTGCCCATGAAAATAGCGATTCTGTTATGCACGGGAATGGTGATCGCCCTGTCCGTCTTTGTCTACAGCGTGATGCGGTACACAGAAATCTGA
- a CDS encoding sigma 54-interacting transcriptional regulator — MASFTSAERHSLATFARMAYTNPFLAERIKLEHAVLGDQYVPEQIIAWSKRADQGDRDRLNVERLTTLATMLVNSFCERLSPESTVDGSLLENYWDTATYVLYYRHMAQLERSALVDPGRSLVKIWRTFCEDMHIFAVPLRERQFPLPSAEHLFACLFQLRRAFLQIYDHILGDSQPATRLRAMVWQSIFTHDMRRYRKTVYRHLGELPTLITGPTGTGKELVARAIGLSQYVPFDPQSEKFGCLGDVAFYPLNLSALSPTLIESELFGHRRGAYTGAATDRVGWLEACKPAGAVFLDEIGELDAALQVKLLRVAQQRTFSRLGETDQRHFTGKLIAATNRNLQAELAAGRFREDLYYRLCADRITTPSLCEQLRDRPTELRELVTHVSRRIAGDEAEEFADEVVAWIEEHLGPNYPWRGNIRELEQCVRNLLVRREYLPLDGECITNPPVSAANASDPPLTMPPQPAWIMAAWKNELTADELLRQYCTWVYAQTSSYERSAERLGLDRRTIKSKVDPELLRGYQAGKSSS; from the coding sequence ATGGCTAGTTTTACTTCAGCAGAGCGACATTCCCTGGCCACATTTGCCCGGATGGCCTACACCAATCCTTTTTTGGCCGAACGGATCAAGTTAGAACATGCCGTTTTGGGCGATCAATACGTTCCCGAGCAGATCATCGCCTGGAGCAAGCGCGCTGATCAAGGTGATCGTGATCGATTGAATGTGGAGCGGTTGACCACGCTGGCGACGATGTTGGTAAATAGCTTTTGCGAACGCTTGTCCCCGGAGTCAACCGTGGATGGCTCGCTTTTGGAAAATTACTGGGACACGGCCACATATGTGTTGTATTATCGGCACATGGCCCAGTTGGAACGTTCCGCGCTGGTGGATCCGGGGCGCTCGCTTGTAAAAATTTGGAGGACGTTTTGCGAAGACATGCACATCTTTGCCGTTCCTTTGCGCGAACGTCAATTTCCCCTGCCGAGCGCGGAACACCTGTTTGCGTGTCTCTTTCAGTTGCGGCGGGCATTTTTGCAAATATATGATCATATTTTGGGAGATTCCCAACCCGCGACGCGGTTACGCGCCATGGTCTGGCAGTCGATCTTTACCCATGATATGCGCCGTTATCGCAAGACGGTTTACCGGCATTTGGGTGAATTGCCCACGCTTATCACCGGACCGACCGGCACGGGCAAGGAACTGGTCGCGCGGGCGATTGGCTTATCGCAGTATGTTCCCTTTGATCCCCAAAGTGAAAAATTTGGCTGCCTGGGGGATGTGGCGTTTTATCCCCTCAATTTGTCCGCGCTTTCTCCCACGTTGATCGAGTCGGAATTGTTTGGGCACCGGCGGGGGGCATACACCGGAGCAGCGACCGATCGCGTCGGTTGGCTGGAGGCGTGCAAACCGGCGGGGGCCGTCTTTTTGGATGAAATCGGCGAGTTGGACGCGGCCCTGCAGGTAAAGCTGTTGCGGGTCGCGCAGCAACGGACGTTTTCGCGTCTAGGCGAGACCGACCAGCGTCACTTTACGGGCAAATTGATCGCGGCGACTAATCGCAATTTGCAAGCCGAATTGGCGGCGGGACGCTTTCGGGAGGATTTGTATTACCGCTTGTGTGCGGATCGGATCACCACGCCATCCCTTTGCGAGCAGTTGCGCGACCGGCCAACAGAGCTGCGAGAACTAGTAACGCATGTTTCACGGCGTATCGCGGGTGACGAAGCCGAGGAATTTGCCGATGAAGTTGTAGCGTGGATCGAAGAACATTTAGGGCCAAATTATCCCTGGCGGGGAAATATTCGCGAATTAGAGCAGTGCGTGCGGAATCTTTTGGTTCGGCGGGAATATTTGCCACTGGATGGCGAATGTATCACCAACCCGCCCGTCAGCGCCGCAAACGCCAGTGATCCGCCACTGACGATGCCCCCGCAACCCGCTTGGATTATGGCCGCCTGGAAAAATGAACTGACCGCCGACGAATTGCTGCGGCAGTATTGCACCTGGGTCTACGCGCAAACTAGCAGTTACGAACGTAGCGCCGAGCGTTTGGGCCTGGATCGCCGCACGATCAAATCCAAGGTTGACCCGGAACTATTGCGGGGCTATCAGGCGGGGAAGTCATCAAGCTAA
- a CDS encoding TraR/DksA family transcriptional regulator, whose amino-acid sequence MKKTESKVYKQTLLALRARLLGDVRHLTDTALKKGHGDAGSDLARMPIHMADIGSENFDQEFSLSLLENDELTLDSIEHALERIQDGTYGECEECGCKIPKMRLDAIPYCTHCVKCAEKAEQGG is encoded by the coding sequence ATGAAAAAAACCGAATCCAAGGTTTACAAGCAAACGTTACTGGCTTTGCGTGCACGACTGCTAGGAGATGTGCGGCATTTGACGGATACAGCGTTAAAAAAAGGGCACGGCGACGCGGGGAGCGATCTGGCTCGCATGCCGATCCACATGGCCGACATTGGGAGCGAGAATTTTGACCAGGAATTCAGCCTTAGTTTATTAGAAAACGACGAGCTGACCTTGGATTCCATTGAACACGCCCTGGAACGGATTCAGGACGGCACTTATGGCGAATGCGAGGAATGCGGTTGCAAAATCCCCAAAATGCGTTTGGACGCAATTCCTTACTGCACCCATTGCGTCAAATGCGCTGAAAAAGCGGAGCAGGGGGGGTAG
- the thrC gene encoding threonine synthase, protein MAIEPMNADRAFQRCISPACAATYSVDEVRVACRCGNLLDVAYDWDRLPLPKSLAHFEKFWSQRQNPLALSGVWRFRELFPFAPDEKIVTIGEGQTHLAKSAGVARYVGSTGGEVYLQYEGMNPSGSFKDNGMSAAFTHAHMIGAQRAACASTGNTSASLALYCAVTKLMKAVIFIGSGKISYGKLSQALDYGALTVQIAGDFDDAMSRVKQVSQELGIYLVNSVNPFRLEGQKSIMFRVLEGLGWQVPDWIVVPGGNLGNSSAFGKAFVELHQLGLIDRLPRLAVINAAGANTLHVLYNQRGVRWGGGTADYNPICKYYDEMDAGNLRADTIASAIEINRPVNLNKCLRALEACNGVVREVTEQEIVDAKAQVGAGGFGCEPASAASVAGLKNLIAEGVIGPDERAVCILTGHQLKDPTITVGYHTTDQEQFNKVLGTRGVKRAAYANRAVAVNNDLNEIIQAIELYS, encoded by the coding sequence TTGGCAATAGAACCTATGAACGCCGACCGGGCCTTTCAACGCTGTATCTCGCCGGCCTGCGCCGCCACTTATAGCGTGGACGAGGTCCGCGTCGCCTGCCGTTGTGGCAATTTGCTGGACGTGGCGTACGACTGGGACCGCCTTCCCCTGCCAAAGTCGCTGGCCCACTTTGAAAAATTTTGGTCCCAGCGGCAAAATCCCCTGGCCCTTTCGGGCGTATGGCGCTTTCGCGAATTGTTTCCTTTTGCCCCGGATGAAAAAATTGTCACCATTGGCGAGGGGCAGACCCACTTGGCGAAAAGTGCCGGTGTCGCCCGGTACGTTGGCTCGACTGGGGGAGAAGTCTACCTGCAATACGAGGGGATGAATCCCAGTGGTAGCTTTAAGGATAACGGCATGTCGGCGGCGTTTACGCACGCCCATATGATCGGAGCGCAACGGGCGGCGTGCGCTAGTACGGGAAACACGAGTGCCAGCCTGGCGTTGTACTGTGCCGTAACAAAGCTTATGAAAGCTGTGATCTTTATCGGGTCAGGCAAGATTAGCTATGGCAAGCTGTCCCAGGCGCTCGATTACGGGGCTCTTACCGTACAGATCGCCGGTGATTTTGACGACGCGATGTCGCGTGTCAAACAAGTGAGCCAAGAGTTGGGAATATATCTGGTAAATAGCGTGAATCCCTTTCGGCTCGAGGGGCAAAAGTCGATCATGTTTCGCGTGCTCGAGGGGCTGGGCTGGCAAGTGCCGGACTGGATCGTGGTCCCCGGGGGCAACCTGGGCAATAGCAGCGCGTTTGGCAAGGCCTTTGTGGAGCTGCACCAGTTGGGCTTGATCGACCGGCTGCCGCGGCTGGCGGTGATCAATGCCGCCGGGGCGAATACGTTGCATGTGCTATATAACCAGCGGGGTGTGCGGTGGGGAGGGGGCACGGCGGACTACAATCCCATTTGCAAATACTATGACGAGATGGACGCGGGAAACCTGCGGGCGGACACCATTGCTAGCGCGATTGAGATTAATCGTCCAGTCAACTTAAACAAGTGCCTACGCGCGCTGGAGGCGTGCAACGGCGTGGTGCGCGAAGTGACCGAGCAAGAGATTGTCGATGCCAAGGCACAGGTCGGCGCGGGGGGCTTTGGCTGTGAACCGGCCAGCGCGGCCAGCGTGGCGGGGCTAAAAAACCTGATCGCCGAGGGGGTCATCGGCCCTGACGAACGGGCGGTTTGCATCCTCACGGGGCATCAGCTCAAGGATCCGACAATCACCGTGGGTTACCACACGACCGACCAAGAGCAATTTAACAAAGTCCTGGGAACCCGCGGTGTCAAACGGGCGGCCTACGCCAATCGGGCGGTGGCGGTGAATAACGATCTGAATGAAATTATCCAGGCGATCGAGCTGTATAGTTAG